The Clostridium chauvoei genome has a window encoding:
- the hpf gene encoding ribosome hibernation-promoting factor, HPF/YfiA family: MKVTVVTRNTKLTPALKEMVERKISKMDRYFEPHVSAKATLTVQKNRHIVEVTIPFNGIILRAEEATDDMYKSIDLVEEKLERQIRKQRTKLARRNNESLRFSHIDEVAMEEDDGKVVKTKKFGLKPMSSEEAVLQMELLGHSFFVYQDADKNKLCVMYKRKDGDYGLLEPEYI, translated from the coding sequence ATGAAAGTAACAGTTGTAACAAGAAATACCAAGTTAACACCAGCATTAAAGGAAATGGTAGAAAGAAAGATTTCAAAGATGGATAGGTACTTTGAGCCACATGTATCAGCTAAAGCGACATTAACAGTTCAAAAGAACAGACATATTGTAGAAGTAACGATACCTTTTAATGGCATAATATTAAGAGCAGAAGAAGCTACTGATGATATGTATAAATCAATTGACTTAGTAGAAGAAAAGTTAGAAAGACAAATAAGAAAGCAAAGAACAAAACTTGCTAGAAGGAATAATGAATCATTAAGATTCTCACATATAGATGAAGTTGCAATGGAAGAAGACGACGGAAAGGTTGTTAAAACAAAAAAGTTTGGTTTAAAACCAATGTCATCAGAGGAAGCTGTACTTCAAATGGAATTACTAGGTCATAGCTTTTTTGTATATCAAGATGCAGATAAAAATAAATTATGCGTTATGTATAAGAGAAAAGATGGAGATTATGGTCTGTTAGAACCAGAATATATTTAA
- the secA gene encoding preprotein translocase subunit SecA produces MGFLEKLFGSYSDREVKRLEKTANQIEALDADMQKLSDEELKSKTDEFKKRIQDGESLESILPEAFAVCREASWRVLGMKHYKVQLIGGMVLHQGRIAEMRTGEGKTLVATLPLYLNALTGKGVHLITVNDYLAKRDQEWMGQLYSFLGLTSGCIVHGLTAEQRREAYGSDITYGTNNEFGFDYLRDNMVIYKEERVQRGLNFAVVDEVDSILIDEARTPLIISGAGEKSTKFYNVADNFVKQLLAERDYTIDEKANAVMLTEEGVEKAERAFGIENYADAANLELQHYITQALKANYSMKRDKDYMVKDDQVVIVDEFTGRLMEGRRYSDGLHQAIEAKEGVKIERESKTLATITFQNYFRMYDKLSGMTGTALTEENEFREIYALDVIVVPTHRPIARIDNPDLIYKNTNGKYNAIIEDIIKSYEKKQPVLVGTVSIEKSEIISALLKRRGIKHQVLNAKYHEQEAEIISHAGELGMVTIATNMAGRGTDIKLGEGVLEVGGLKIIGTERHESRRIDNQLRGRAGRQGDKGESTFYISLEDDLMRIFGSERIQGLMEKLGLEDDEAIDHKMVSKALENAQKKVEGNNFDIRKNLIGYDDVMNMQREVIYKQRAEVLEGKNLKDQIQNMISEIVTSAVNSHLTGEEDDYETEINKLLKYLEDICLPHGVIALSDVVDLSNEEIINKINAILREIYTGKELEFGEEHFREIERVVLLRVVDQKWMAHIDNMDHLKQGIGLRAYKQVDPIQAYQMEGSAMFEEMIEGIKLDTVRFLFHIQVERPVERERVAQETSASHASTGDSAEVKKEPVRNEDKVGRNEVCPCGSGKKYKNCCGREA; encoded by the coding sequence ATGGGATTCTTAGAAAAATTATTTGGGTCATATAGTGATAGAGAAGTTAAAAGATTAGAGAAAACAGCAAATCAAATAGAAGCACTAGATGCTGATATGCAAAAGCTATCAGATGAAGAATTAAAATCAAAGACAGACGAGTTTAAAAAAAGAATACAAGATGGAGAATCATTAGAGAGTATTCTACCTGAAGCATTTGCTGTTTGTAGAGAAGCTTCATGGAGAGTTCTTGGTATGAAGCATTACAAAGTTCAATTAATTGGTGGTATGGTATTACACCAAGGAAGAATAGCTGAAATGAGAACTGGTGAAGGTAAAACACTTGTGGCTACATTACCACTTTACTTAAATGCATTAACAGGCAAAGGAGTACACCTTATAACAGTTAATGATTATCTTGCTAAAAGAGACCAAGAATGGATGGGTCAATTATATAGCTTTTTAGGATTAACATCAGGATGCATAGTACATGGCTTAACAGCAGAACAAAGAAGAGAAGCATATGGATCAGATATAACATATGGAACAAATAATGAATTTGGATTTGATTATCTAAGAGATAATATGGTTATATATAAAGAAGAAAGAGTTCAAAGAGGCTTAAACTTTGCAGTAGTAGACGAAGTGGATTCAATTCTTATTGATGAAGCTAGAACTCCACTTATAATTTCAGGAGCAGGAGAAAAATCAACAAAATTCTATAATGTTGCAGATAACTTTGTTAAGCAATTATTAGCTGAAAGAGATTATACTATCGATGAGAAAGCTAATGCTGTAATGTTAACAGAAGAAGGTGTAGAAAAAGCAGAAAGAGCTTTTGGAATAGAAAACTATGCTGATGCAGCAAACTTAGAATTACAACACTATATTACTCAAGCTTTAAAAGCTAACTATTCAATGAAAAGAGATAAAGACTACATGGTAAAAGACGATCAAGTAGTAATAGTTGATGAATTTACAGGTAGACTTATGGAAGGTAGAAGATACTCAGATGGACTTCACCAAGCCATTGAAGCAAAAGAAGGAGTTAAGATTGAAAGAGAATCAAAAACTCTTGCAACAATTACATTCCAAAACTATTTTAGAATGTATGATAAATTATCAGGAATGACAGGTACAGCTTTAACAGAAGAAAATGAATTTAGAGAAATATATGCACTAGATGTTATAGTAGTACCAACACACAGACCAATAGCAAGAATAGATAATCCAGATTTAATATATAAAAATACAAATGGAAAATATAATGCTATAATAGAAGACATAATTAAATCATATGAAAAGAAACAACCAGTTTTAGTTGGTACAGTAAGTATAGAAAAGTCAGAAATTATATCAGCATTATTAAAGAGAAGAGGCATAAAGCATCAAGTCCTTAATGCTAAATATCATGAACAAGAAGCAGAAATAATTTCTCATGCTGGAGAACTAGGAATGGTTACTATAGCAACTAATATGGCTGGTAGAGGTACCGACATTAAACTTGGAGAAGGAGTTCTTGAAGTTGGTGGATTAAAAATTATAGGTACAGAAAGACATGAATCAAGAAGAATAGATAACCAATTAAGAGGTAGAGCTGGTCGTCAAGGTGATAAAGGTGAATCAACATTCTATATTTCATTAGAAGATGACTTAATGAGAATATTTGGATCAGAAAGAATTCAAGGATTAATGGAGAAATTAGGACTTGAAGACGATGAAGCTATAGATCATAAGATGGTAAGTAAAGCACTAGAAAATGCTCAAAAGAAAGTTGAAGGTAATAACTTTGATATAAGAAAGAATCTTATAGGATACGATGATGTTATGAACATGCAAAGAGAAGTTATCTATAAGCAAAGAGCAGAAGTGTTAGAAGGAAAAAATCTTAAAGATCAAATACAAAATATGATAAGTGAAATAGTTACATCAGCAGTTAATTCACATTTAACAGGTGAGGAAGATGATTATGAAACAGAGATAAATAAACTTCTTAAGTATTTAGAAGATATATGTTTACCTCATGGTGTAATTGCACTTTCAGACGTAGTAGACTTATCAAATGAAGAAATAATAAATAAAATAAATGCTATTTTAAGAGAAATATATACAGGAAAAGAATTAGAATTTGGTGAAGAACATTTTAGAGAAATAGAAAGAGTTGTACTTTTAAGAGTAGTTGACCAAAAATGGATGGCTCACATAGATAATATGGATCATTTAAAACAAGGAATTGGATTAAGAGCTTATAAGCAAGTTGATCCAATACAAGCATACCAAATGGAAGGTAGTGCAATGTTTGAAGAAATGATAGAAGGAATAAAACTAGATACAGTTAGATTCTTATTCCATATTCAAGTAGAGAGACCAGTTGAAAGAGAAAGAGTTGCACAAGAAACTTCAGCTAGTCATGCTAGTACAGGAGATAGCGCAGAAGTTAAAAAAGAACCAGTAAGAAACGAGGATAAAGTAGGTAGAAATGAGGTTTGTCCTTGTGGAAGCGGTAAGAAATATAAAAACTGCTGTGGTAGAGAAGCATAA
- the prfB gene encoding peptide chain release factor 2 (programmed frameshift) — protein sequence MLIKLENELAKLSNIKNNIEEMGASLDKEALEKRVQELEMQMQEKGFWDNVKRAEEVTKETKQIKGKIERYELLKSRIEDVEVLSELMEEDDLESAEEIIAEIKSIEKTLDEYKVEILLSGEYDRNDAILTLHAGVGGSDANDWTDMLLRMYTRWCEKKGFKVEVIDLLQGDEAGIKSVTLKVKGEFAYGYLKAEKGVHRLVRISPFNANGKRQTSFASLEVLPELTEDQDIDIKSEDLKIDTYRASGAGGQHVNKTESAIRITHIPTGIVVQCQNERSQFSNKDTAMAMLKSKLIELKERAHKEKIEDLTGELKDMGWGSQIRSYVFHPYNMVKDHRTNEETSNLNAVMNGEIDNFIKAYLNNF from the exons ATGTTAATTAAGCTAGAAAATGAGTTAGCAAAGCTTAGTAATATAAAAAACAATATAGAAGAAATGGGGGCTTCTCTT GACAAAGAAGCTTTAGAAAAAAGAGTTCAAGAACTTGAAATGCAAATGCAAGAAAAAGGTTTTTGGGATAATGTAAAAAGGGCAGAAGAAGTAACAAAAGAGACTAAACAAATAAAAGGTAAAATAGAACGTTATGAATTACTTAAAAGTAGGATAGAAGATGTTGAAGTCCTATCAGAATTAATGGAAGAAGATGATCTAGAGTCAGCAGAGGAAATAATAGCTGAAATAAAGTCAATAGAAAAGACTCTAGATGAATATAAGGTAGAAATACTTTTATCAGGAGAATATGATAGAAATGATGCAATACTGACACTACATGCTGGAGTTGGTGGATCTGATGCTAATGATTGGACGGATATGCTTCTTAGAATGTACACTAGATGGTGCGAAAAGAAAGGTTTCAAAGTCGAAGTAATTGATTTGCTTCAAGGAGATGAAGCAGGAATAAAAAGTGTTACTTTAAAAGTAAAAGGTGAATTTGCGTATGGATATTTAAAAGCTGAAAAAGGCGTTCATAGATTGGTTAGAATATCACCTTTTAATGCTAATGGGAAAAGACAAACATCCTTTGCATCTCTAGAAGTTTTACCAGAGCTTACAGAGGATCAAGATATAGATATAAAATCAGAGGACTTAAAAATAGATACTTATAGGGCTAGTGGTGCAGGTGGACAGCATGTTAATAAGACAGAATCAGCTATTAGAATAACACATATTCCAACAGGTATTGTGGTTCAATGTCAAAATGAAAGAAGTCAATTTTCTAATAAAGATACGGCTATGGCAATGTTAAAATCAAAACTTATTGAACTAAAAGAAAGAGCACATAAAGAGAAAATAGAAGATTTAACAGGAGAACTTAAAGATATGGGATGGGGAAGCCAAATAAGATCTTATGTATTCCATCCATATAATATGGTAAAAGACCATAGAACTAATGAGGAAACTTCCAATTTAAATGCCGTAATGAATGGAGAAATAGATAATTTTATTAAAGCTTATTTAAATAACTTTTAA
- a CDS encoding NEAT domain-containing protein: MKKNLSKTLAMLVFITNAGVMVTPTFADTLNPESKVVSSEGKVELNMPVKALKATAKVIEDKDKSENQWCHDLLIEFDSSDEDKERDFYDKITSVKVNGVEYTRSYSSEDKTYTASKLYGGLDIRSLNFKDDINAIEIKSTGYYDTLIEVKKDGSELTSKLINNENVDSENQEDIKNNDNKSLNSNVLETSVKKEKTDNENLEKDNTIENNLNNLEDGVYTLNFEAFKEENPSESSMLGGFFDKNVKLEVKEGKKTLTFLNIIMPSMLYDFRLDCNGEFKESKAEDLGNINANGEHKYKSFTVEAGDLMVSNTVAVLVSAMGGQKNDIGTMGKYRKAILNFDSNYIEGWNGFEQINNEVEEGQRLNKVLIEKGFDIDKNGEVTAEEVAKYSQDTLSLSGKELTDISLLKNLNSNIEELNLAANNIKELPEGIFDNLVNLKTLSLNSNLIESLPEGIFDKLTKLEELQISNLKIKSLDANLFKNLKSLKSLELVENKELEELPEGIFNGLDSLEGIYMYDGSLNKLPSSIFTLTNLNGLHLWNNKLEVLPDGFNKLTNLRELTLNKNVIRELPKSIYQLKNLTSLSLENNELTSVPNNIRELFPKLYGLDLTLNKLENTKDIDGDVKVTPQKNSMNLKLKAENQKISLEYDLSALDIMAWAYYGDENIKTVEDYNKWIDGKNIVDFLDEKGNDWSIVTEIQKKDANGKYKTIETISISDKADEPIDYIDKTMKNGDEYRIIKKLIKTGGMDFVVFKDVQETIAKVDNIEVKSDNENQSNDGIYEIKNSIEDTSETGKSMVRRVLKDTSNMEIKDGKNYLTLELNPQGMLDNYRILVDGSQVNYEKKI, translated from the coding sequence ATGAAAAAGAATTTATCAAAAACTTTAGCTATGCTAGTATTTATAACAAATGCAGGAGTAATGGTAACTCCAACATTTGCAGACACTCTAAATCCAGAATCAAAGGTAGTAAGTTCAGAGGGAAAAGTGGAATTAAATATGCCAGTAAAAGCATTAAAAGCCACTGCAAAGGTAATTGAAGATAAAGATAAGAGTGAAAATCAATGGTGTCATGATTTATTAATAGAATTTGATTCAAGTGATGAAGATAAGGAAAGAGATTTCTATGATAAGATTACTTCAGTTAAGGTAAACGGAGTAGAATATACAAGGAGTTATTCAAGTGAAGATAAGACTTATACAGCTAGTAAGCTTTACGGTGGTTTAGATATTAGAAGCTTAAATTTTAAAGATGATATAAATGCTATAGAAATTAAGTCTACAGGTTATTATGATACACTTATAGAAGTTAAAAAAGATGGAAGTGAATTAACTTCTAAATTAATAAACAATGAAAATGTGGATAGTGAAAATCAAGAAGATATAAAAAATAATGATAATAAATCATTAAATTCCAATGTATTAGAGACAAGTGTAAAGAAAGAAAAAACTGACAATGAGAATTTAGAAAAAGATAATACTATAGAAAATAATCTTAATAATCTTGAAGATGGAGTTTATACATTAAACTTTGAAGCTTTTAAAGAAGAGAATCCAAGTGAAAGTTCAATGCTAGGTGGATTTTTTGATAAGAATGTAAAACTTGAAGTTAAAGAAGGAAAGAAGACCTTAACATTTTTAAATATAATTATGCCAAGTATGCTTTATGATTTTAGGTTAGACTGTAATGGGGAGTTTAAAGAAAGTAAAGCAGAAGATCTTGGAAATATTAATGCAAATGGAGAACATAAGTATAAGAGTTTTACAGTAGAAGCTGGTGATTTAATGGTATCAAATACTGTAGCAGTTCTTGTTAGCGCTATGGGTGGACAAAAAAATGATATAGGTACTATGGGAAAATACAGAAAAGCTATACTTAACTTTGATAGTAATTATATAGAAGGCTGGAATGGATTTGAACAAATAAATAATGAAGTTGAAGAAGGTCAAAGATTAAATAAGGTACTTATTGAAAAAGGTTTTGATATAGATAAAAATGGTGAAGTTACAGCAGAGGAAGTAGCTAAATACTCTCAAGATACTTTAAGTTTATCAGGGAAAGAACTAACAGACATATCATTATTGAAAAATCTTAATTCAAATATAGAAGAATTAAATTTAGCAGCCAATAATATTAAAGAATTACCAGAAGGAATATTTGATAATTTAGTTAATTTAAAGACATTATCTTTAAATTCAAACTTAATTGAAAGTTTACCAGAAGGAATATTTGATAAATTAACTAAATTAGAAGAGTTACAAATAAGTAATTTAAAAATAAAAAGTTTAGATGCTAATTTATTTAAAAATCTTAAGAGTCTTAAAAGCTTAGAGCTAGTAGAAAATAAAGAATTAGAAGAATTACCAGAGGGTATATTTAACGGATTAGATTCACTTGAAGGAATTTATATGTATGATGGTTCCTTAAATAAATTACCTTCATCAATATTTACACTAACTAATTTAAATGGCTTACATTTATGGAATAATAAATTAGAAGTATTACCAGATGGATTTAATAAACTTACTAATTTAAGAGAGTTAACTTTAAATAAGAATGTTATAAGAGAACTACCTAAGTCAATATATCAACTTAAAAATTTAACTTCTTTAAGTTTAGAAAATAATGAATTAACATCAGTACCAAATAATATAAGAGAATTATTCCCTAAATTATATGGATTAGATCTTACTTTAAATAAACTTGAAAATACAAAGGATATAGATGGAGATGTAAAAGTTACACCACAAAAAAATTCAATGAATTTAAAGCTAAAAGCAGAAAATCAAAAAATTTCTCTAGAGTATGATTTATCCGCATTAGATATAATGGCTTGGGCATATTATGGTGATGAAAATATTAAAACAGTAGAAGATTATAATAAGTGGATTGACGGAAAAAACATTGTAGACTTTTTAGATGAAAAAGGTAATGATTGGAGTATAGTTACTGAGATTCAAAAGAAAGATGCAAATGGAAAGTATAAAACTATTGAGACAATATCTATATCAGACAAAGCAGATGAACCTATAGATTATATTGATAAAACTATGAAAAATGGTGATGAATATAGAATTATAAAAAAATTAATTAAAACAGGTGGAATGGATTTTGTAGTATTTAAAGATGTACAAGAAACAATTGCCAAAGTTGATAACATAGAAGTTAAGAGTGATAATGAAAATCAATCTAATGATGGGATTTACGAAATTAAAAATAGCATAGAAGATACAAGTGAAACTGGTAAGTCAATGGTAAGAAGAGTATTGAAAGATACAAGCAATATGGAAATTAAAGATGGAAAGAATTATTTAACTTTAGAATTAAACCCTCAAGGAATGTTAGATAATTATAGAATTCTTGTAGATGGGTCACAAGTTAATTATGAAAAGAAGATTTAG
- a CDS encoding NEAT domain-containing protein, which yields MARDVQFTVAHDKDSAKLISGNNENKDNKPVIDNSNDIKPNTTKPIENKTSNNGLNIAKVDSKATEKLEDEVIKGKLYSVQNTVSHDRQIGREMARKYLEKTSKIEEIDGNMYATITFNNSQFMKEFKIGVNGQDVNYEIVGRNGDLLSLRFAIPNIDANVKVRMFVIPMNSNVEFGVNFLKDTLNLEKEYEVKKSELKQGGKLPYTGGMASGGLVTALGSMLLAAGSFMSRRKRK from the coding sequence ATGGCAAGAGATGTACAATTTACAGTAGCACATGATAAAGATAGTGCAAAATTAATTAGTGGTAATAATGAAAATAAAGATAATAAACCAGTAATAGATAATAGTAATGATATAAAGCCAAATACAACTAAGCCTATAGAAAATAAAACTTCTAATAATGGATTAAATATTGCAAAGGTTGATAGCAAAGCAACTGAAAAACTTGAAGATGAAGTTATAAAAGGTAAATTATATAGTGTACAAAATACAGTTTCTCATGATAGACAAATTGGAAGAGAAATGGCTAGAAAATATTTAGAAAAGACTTCAAAGATAGAAGAAATAGATGGAAATATGTATGCAACAATTACATTTAATAACTCACAATTTATGAAGGAATTTAAAATAGGAGTAAATGGACAAGATGTTAACTATGAAATAGTTGGAAGAAATGGGGACCTATTAAGCTTACGATTTGCGATTCCTAATATAGATGCTAATGTTAAAGTAAGAATGTTTGTAATACCTATGAATTCCAATGTAGAATTTGGAGTTAATTTCTTAAAGGATACTTTAAATCTTGAAAAAGAATATGAAGTTAAAAAGTCAGAATTAAAACAAGGCGGTAAGTTACCATATACAGGTGGAATGGCATCAGGTGGATTAGTTACTGCATTAGGTTCAATGTTATTAGCAGCAGGATCATTTATGAGTAGAAGAAAAAGAAAGTAG
- a CDS encoding NEAT domain-containing protein, with the protein MRHFRIIFSIFLIGILVSVFSTTNTKAVENNAIESGIYELENDVYHSSEIGRSMARTYLNNIMTLEARGGELFCTIGFSSSDYMENYKMIVDEQEVANEIVDKNEENKTVKIKFKINSLDSKINANMYVIPMGRDVSFDIIPKKDTLKLIEKIEEPKVESSDSKEKDVEEKDKEESMGKTSTITVGAIIIGLAAMVIIGSKVKNKYKQV; encoded by the coding sequence ATGAGACATTTTAGAATTATATTTTCAATATTTTTAATAGGAATACTTGTTAGTGTTTTTAGTACTACTAATACTAAAGCAGTTGAAAATAATGCGATTGAGAGCGGTATATATGAACTAGAAAATGATGTTTATCATAGTTCAGAAATAGGAAGATCTATGGCAAGGACATATTTAAATAATATTATGACCTTAGAAGCTAGAGGTGGAGAATTATTTTGCACAATTGGCTTTTCATCAAGTGATTATATGGAAAATTATAAAATGATAGTTGATGAACAAGAAGTTGCAAATGAGATAGTAGATAAAAATGAAGAAAATAAAACAGTTAAAATAAAGTTTAAAATTAATTCTTTAGATTCTAAAATAAACGCTAATATGTATGTAATACCTATGGGGAGAGATGTTAGCTTTGATATAATTCCTAAAAAGGATACATTAAAATTAATTGAGAAAATAGAAGAACCTAAAGTTGAAAGTAGTGATTCTAAAGAGAAAGACGTTGAAGAAAAGGACAAAGAAGAAAGTATGGGAAAAACATCAACAATAACAGTTGGAGCAATAATTATAGGGTTAGCAGCTATGGTTATAATTGGTTCAAAAGTTAAAAATAAATATAAGCAAGTGTAA
- the isdE gene encoding heme ABC transporter substrate-binding protein IsdE, with protein MKRLLSAIIVGLVMTSFTGCYGPKEGNEESKSKQEGDVVVATSVAVTEILDKLGVSLAGVPTTAYTLPESTKDAVKVGNPMNPDLEKIKSLNPTVVVSVDTLGDDFKNTFIENNIPSEFVTLTSLKGLKEAIKTLGDKFNKETEADNLLNDISAKEGEIVKKNDGKEKENILIIFGAPGSIMIGTSKCYVGNLVDVVGGKNIVENNSTSFVQLNIEEVLKSNPDKVLVMTHGNPEESKAMVAKELKNNPMWQKLSAVKEDKVYYLDSKKFGMSANLKVTEALDELASILNN; from the coding sequence ATGAAAAGACTATTATCAGCAATAATAGTTGGTTTAGTTATGACATCTTTTACTGGATGTTATGGTCCAAAAGAGGGAAATGAAGAGTCAAAAAGCAAGCAAGAGGGTGACGTTGTAGTAGCAACATCAGTAGCTGTTACAGAAATACTTGATAAATTAGGTGTAAGTTTAGCAGGAGTACCGACTACAGCTTATACGCTTCCAGAGAGTACAAAAGATGCCGTAAAGGTTGGAAATCCTATGAATCCAGATTTAGAAAAAATAAAATCATTAAATCCAACGGTAGTAGTATCAGTAGATACATTAGGTGATGATTTTAAAAATACATTTATAGAAAATAATATACCAAGTGAATTCGTAACTCTAACGAGTTTAAAGGGATTAAAGGAAGCAATAAAAACACTAGGAGATAAATTTAATAAAGAAACAGAAGCAGATAATTTATTAAATGACATTAGTGCTAAAGAAGGAGAAATCGTTAAAAAAAATGATGGAAAAGAAAAAGAAAATATATTAATTATTTTTGGAGCACCTGGAAGCATAATGATTGGGACTAGCAAATGCTATGTAGGAAATTTAGTTGATGTTGTTGGTGGTAAAAATATAGTTGAAAATAACTCTACTTCCTTTGTGCAGTTAAATATAGAAGAAGTTTTAAAAAGCAATCCAGATAAAGTTTTAGTAATGACTCATGGAAATCCAGAAGAATCTAAAGCGATGGTAGCAAAAGAATTAAAAAATAATCCTATGTGGCAAAAACTTTCAGCAGTTAAAGAAGATAAAGTTTACTATTTAGATAGTAAAAAGTTTGGGATGAGTGCAAATCTTAAGGTTACAGAAGCTTTAGATGAATTAGCGAGTATTTTAAACAACTAG
- a CDS encoding FecCD family ABC transporter permease — protein sequence MLLSLTSMKIGSIDITLRELLIGIFTNNGSETWEIIRDLRMPRVISAILVGASLAVSGVLLQAVIRNPLAEPSITGISSGASLFSILIMVFLPSLNPYRYLFGFLGGILACIIVYSLAFKNTLSPIRIVLSGIAVNAMLGGFISIMTIFNGNNASSVQMWLTGSLVAVTWKDVIPLLIYTTIGLVCALILCKTCNVIVLGDKTSKGLGFNADKTRIIISLVAVFLAGISTSIAGIISFVGLVVPHICRIIIGSDHKYLIPFSCTLGAILLLIADTLGRIVAKPYEIPVGIVMAILGAPFFLYLLRKSNV from the coding sequence ATCCTTTTATCACTAACTTCGATGAAGATAGGTAGTATAGATATAACTCTAAGAGAATTATTAATAGGTATCTTTACTAATAATGGGAGCGAAACTTGGGAAATTATAAGAGACTTAAGAATGCCTAGAGTAATATCTGCAATTTTAGTGGGGGCTAGTTTGGCAGTATCAGGGGTTTTATTACAAGCGGTTATAAGAAATCCACTAGCAGAGCCATCAATTACTGGTATTTCTTCAGGAGCAAGCCTTTTTTCAATTTTAATTATGGTATTTTTACCATCATTAAATCCATATAGATACTTATTTGGATTTTTAGGTGGGATTTTAGCATGCATAATTGTTTATTCTTTAGCATTTAAAAATACATTATCTCCAATAAGGATTGTTCTCTCAGGGATAGCTGTAAATGCTATGCTTGGGGGATTTATATCTATAATGACTATATTTAATGGGAATAATGCATCAAGTGTTCAAATGTGGCTTACAGGTAGTTTAGTAGCTGTAACATGGAAAGATGTAATTCCGCTTCTTATATATACAACGATAGGGTTAGTTTGTGCTTTAATTTTATGCAAAACTTGTAATGTAATAGTATTAGGTGATAAAACTTCAAAAGGACTTGGATTTAATGCAGATAAGACAAGGATAATTATATCTTTAGTAGCTGTTTTTTTAGCTGGTATTTCAACATCTATAGCAGGAATTATATCATTTGTAGGACTAGTAGTACCACATATTTGCAGAATTATTATAGGTTCTGATCACAAATATTTAATACCATTTAGCTGTACGTTAGGTGCTATATTACTCTTAATTGCAGATACATTAGGAAGAATAGTAGCAAAACCATATGAAATTCCTGTTGGTATAGTTATGGCAATTTTAGGAGCACCATTTTTCTTATATCTTTTAAGAAAAAGTAATGTTTAA
- a CDS encoding ABC transporter ATP-binding protein, giving the protein MLAGEKLSFSYDDKEFINNLDIKVEKGKITTIIGPNGSGKSTLLSMLCSVNKIKKGSIYIDGKNIVNYKSKSLARIIATVYQQNNVPEDIIVEDLVGYGRIPHKGYFEKNNEDDNKIIEWAIKSTNVEHLKNKPISHLSGGERQRVFIALALAQKPKILFLDEPNTYLDIFNQIELLELVKKLNEENNITVVMVLHDINQAVKYSDNLVIMKNGKIIKVGKSDDVINAEIIESVYNVKGIVAEVESKEKYFIPLSVVH; this is encoded by the coding sequence ATGTTAGCAGGAGAAAAGTTAAGTTTTTCTTATGATGATAAAGAATTTATAAATAATTTAGATATAAAAGTAGAGAAAGGGAAAATAACTACTATAATAGGACCTAACGGAAGTGGAAAATCAACTTTATTAAGTATGCTTTGTTCGGTTAATAAAATAAAGAAGGGTTCTATTTATATAGATGGTAAAAATATAGTTAACTATAAAAGTAAATCATTGGCACGAATTATTGCTACGGTATATCAACAGAATAATGTACCAGAAGATATAATAGTAGAGGATTTAGTTGGTTATGGAAGAATACCACATAAAGGATACTTTGAGAAAAATAATGAGGATGATAATAAAATTATAGAGTGGGCTATAAAAAGTACTAATGTAGAGCATTTAAAAAACAAGCCTATTTCACATTTATCAGGGGGAGAGAGGCAAAGAGTATTTATAGCTCTAGCTTTGGCTCAAAAGCCTAAGATATTATTTCTAGATGAACCTAATACTTATTTAGATATTTTTAATCAAATAGAACTTTTAGAATTAGTAAAGAAGTTAAATGAAGAAAATAATATAACAGTGGTTATGGTTCTTCATGATATAAATCAAGCTGTAAAATATAGTGATAACTTAGTAATTATGAAAAATGGAAAAATAATAAAAGTAGGTAAGTCAGATGATGTAATAAATGCAGAAATAATAGAATCAGTTTATAACGTAAAAGGGATTGTAGCAGAAGTAGAATCAAAGGAAAAATATTTTATTCCATTAAGTGTAGTACATTAA